The nucleotide window AGGATGGTATGACGCTAAAACTGGTGGAACTGAATGGGATTTTACCACGGACAAAATGCCGGCCAAAAATATTACGTTATACGCTCAATTTAGTTTGAATGAAAATTCGGAAAATCCTCCCTCAGAGGAAACCGATAAAGGTACACCAAGCGATACTATTAAAAAGCCTGAAGTACAGGTTGAAGAGAATGTAAATATTTCATTACCAAAAACAGGTGATAACCAAAACTCCCTAGTTATTTTTATGGGAATACTTCTACTTGGTACAGGGATTATTACGCTTCATAAAATACGCCATTAAATAAAAGTCTAGTATTTGTTTGTAAACAGGTGCTAGACTTTTTTCTTGCATTTAATAAAGTTTAGGACTAAACTAATAGTATCAAGAGGAGGGGAATAACATGGTGAGAAAAGAAGAACGGCTAGGGGTTTTGCTTTGGTTTCGGTTTAGTCGTTTTTATAATCGAAATATGAAGCTGACCAACCAGAATTTACGAGCTGTAGGGATTTCAACGGCGCAGTTTGACTGTATTGCTCAGATTGGTCTGGACAACGAGATTACGCAGCAGCAACTTGCCGAAAAATTAGTTGTAACGAAGGGAAATGTTACCCAACTCCTCACAAAATTAGAGCAATTAGGTTATATTACGCGGACGAAGACGGGGCGCGAAAAACATATTACTTTAACAGAAAAAGGCCAAGCGTGTTACCGCGAAAACGTGCCAAAACAAGAAGCGTTTCAACAGGAGCAATTTGATAAATTAACGAGAGACGAACAAAAAGAACTACTCAAGCTATTAAAAAAATTAGGAGAGTGATTATTTATGAAATTAACGGGAATTCATCACGTATCTATTTTTACAGCGAATGCACGAGCAAACTTTGACTTTTATACAAAAATAATGGGGCTACGACTAGTGAAGAAATCGGTCAACCAAGACGATCCATATACGTATCATTTATATTACGGAGATGAAATTGGTTCGCCGGGGACAGCGCTAACTTTTTTTGAAGTGCCGAACATGGCTAAAAATCATCCATCACGCAATGCGATTTCGCAGCTTAGTTTACGCGTGCCAAATGATGAAGCTTTGCGTTATTGGGATAAAAGACTCGATGAGCATCGCATTTTCCACAGCAAACCAATCGACCAATTCGGGCGCAAAATTATTCGCCTAAAAGACACCGATGGCTTGCCGGTCAGTTTAATTTCCGATGAAACAAGCACGCAAACAACCGAAGTTTCCCCTTGGGAGGATGGCCCGGTCCCAGCAGAATACGCGATTCGCGGACTTGGCCCAGTGCGCTTCTCGGTTTTCAAAAAAGAGAAAACCGACCGCCTTTTGACAAAAGTTTTAGGCTTCGAACGCATTGGCGCATACGAAGAAGACGATAAATTATTGACCGTCTTTAAAACTGGTGATGTCGGGCTTGGCGGCGAAGTGCATGTGGAGTCGCGACCTGATTTGGAACAAGGAAACCTCGGCGCTGGCGGCATTCATCATGTGGCGTTTCGTGTCCCAACAGATGGCGATTTGATTGGCTGGACAGAGATGATTCAAGACCTTGGCTATAAAAATTCAGGCTACATCGATCGTTTTTATTTCCATTCCTTGTACTTCCGCGAAAGTAACGGCATCCTAATTGAACTAGCGACTGACGAGCCTGGTTTCCAAACCGATTTCACGAAAGAGCACGGCACGTATGTCGACTTGCCACCACATTTGGAAGAGCGGCGTGACGATATTTTGGCACATTTAAAACCACTTGATACCGACAAATAAATAAGAAAACCTTGAAAATATGCCCATACATGATACAATTTTAGAAGAATGTGTAATTAGGAGGCAGAATTTTGGCAGAAGGTTTACGTACGATTTATTTTGTAAGACATGGTAAAACAGAATGGAACATGACTGGACAAATGCAAGGTTGGGGCGATTCTCCTTTAGTGGCAGAAGGCGTTAACGGCGCAAAAGCAGTCGGAGAAGTAATGAAAGATACGCAGATTGATGCTGTTTATACAAGCACAAGTAAACGCACGCAAGATACAGCGGCTTATATTCTCGGCGACCGCGACATCGAAATTCAACCGCTTGAAGAACTAAAAGAGATGAGTTTTGGAACGTGGGAAGGCATAAGGGTAACTGAAATTGACGAAAAACATCCCAAAGAACGTGCGCAAATCCTCCATGATCCAAAAGCCTACACAGCAGAAATAAACGGCGGCGAGACTTACTATCAGCTTGCCGAACGACTACTACAAGGCGTTGAAAAAATCATCGCTGAAAATCCAAGCGGAAACATACTTGTCGTTTCTCACGGAATGTCGCTTACGTTATTATTATATCTACTACAAGGCGGAACCATCGAAGACCACCGCAAAGAAGCACCAAGAATTTTAAACACCAGCATTAGCATCGTAGAATATCAAAACGGCGATTTTGCGCTAAAAAAATTAAATGAAATCGGTCATTTAGGCTTAAAATAACTAGAATCTAGGGCATATCTCATTAGCGATGTGTCCTAGATTTATAAATAAGAGAGAGCGAGAAATAATACATATGAAAAGAATTGTCAAAATTTTTCTGCATTATTTATTAGGAATTTTAGGAATTATTTTAATCAGCTGTGTTCCCGCGATATTTAGCAAAGTGACATCCTGGTCATCCAGCACGTATTTCGAGGCGCTCAAGTCTATTTTCTCTGCCATTTTACATCCAAGCAAATGGGAAATAAGCTACCAAGGAGCCGCCGAAGTTTTCCATGTGTCATTAGCAGATTTTATCACCGGTCCTTATTTATACTCAATGAAAATTATCATAGCGAGCTTGCTTATCTCGCTAATTATCGCCTATCTTTTAGTCCTAGGAACATTCCGCGGGCCTAAGTGGTTGCGCCGCGGCTTAGATGGCTTTTTATCGCTACTTCAAGCATTTCCAGACTTTTCCTTTATCTTCCTTATTCAAATGGCCGTCGTCTACATATACCAACAAACCGGCGTATTCACCTTGAACTTTTATAGCTTAAATGGTGAACAAATTTACGCTGCGCCAATCGTTTGCTTATCAATCATACCAACCGTGCTCTTTTACAAAATGATGATGCTCCTTATGAAAAATGAATGGCAGGCCGACTACATCCAATTAGCACGCGGGAAAGGCTTAACCGACAGAGCAATATTGCTGCGCCACGCCACACCAAACATGATGCAAAGCCTGTTTTACCAGTCAAAAACCATCGTTTGGTTTATTCTAAGCGCCTACCTCGTTGTAGAATTTTTGTTCAGCATCGAAGGCGTGCTCTACTATTTGCTAGCAGGATTTAGCCCATTAAATATTTTCCTAGTATTAGCACTCGTGTTCACCCCGTTTTATTTCTTTTACGCACTAATAGACCTATGGATTAGCCACGGGAAAAATACCGAGAGCGCAAACATCACAAGAATCCCGCTACATTGGAACAGTTTCCAGAAAACCTTTGCGGAAAAAGTAAACCTTAAAAGCAAATGGCAGAACATTGTAGTAACGACCAGGCAGCTCCTAAAACGTCCGTCTTTCAGCATTCCGCTGATCACACTTAGCATCTTGCTAATCGCAAGCCTGATCTATGGTTTCATGGGAGATACCATCCATTCGCTCAAATTCATCAGCGATTCAACCGGACGAGTAACCGATATGGCGCCATTCAAACCCAATTCGCAAGTCTGGCTAGGCACCGACCAAGCCGGCAACTCCATTCTCGACCAATTGCTAGTCGGCATCAAGTACACGCTTCTTATCGCCGTCATTATCGCAACGCTACGTGTCGTGATTGGCTACATTTTGGCAGTGCCGCTCGCGTTTTTCAGCAAGCCACGAACGCGCAATTTCGTTCAAAGCATAGCAGACGGAATGCATTATCTACCACTGTCGCTACTCGTATTTATTATCATGGTCAACGAATTCATCAACTATTCCGGCGTTTTCGAAACAAGCCTATTTACACGCATTACCTTCCAAATTTTAATCATGGTAGTCATCGTGTTGCCAATCACAGCCAATCGAATCAGCAGTGAAATTTCCCAAGTATTGAAAAAAGAATTCGTCCTAAGTGCGCTTGTGTTTGGCGGAAATGCTCGCTGGATTTTAACCAAACATATCAACCCGCAAATCTGGTCAAAACTAATTCTGATTTGGATAGAGCAACTCATTCAAACCTTACAGATGTTCGTGCATTTAGCTATCTTTGGCATTTTTATTGGTGGAGCAATCATGGGGGCCGATGACGGTATGCTTAACCCAGTTATCCCTGAATTATCCGGTCTAATCGCAAACGCCAAATTCGTTTTCGCCAACCACCAATTCTGGATAATTTTACCACCATTAGTCATATTTATGATTTTAATCCTCTGCTTCCAAATGATGGCAAATTCGCTGTTGAAACGGGAAGAAGAAAGTAAAAAAGCCTAGTTCTATAAAAGAACTAGGCTTTTTTTATTTAAGGAGTGACTGTTTGATAGACAGTCACTGTAACAGAAGGGAAAGTTGGATATTGATTATTTAAAAAGTAAGCAGAATTATCGCCTACAGTTTCCCAAGTAAGTGTATCATTTTGGTAAGTTCCTGGAGTGTACCAAACCCAATCATGTAATGTTACTCCAAGGTTATCTTTAATTACAATATTAGTGGAATCACCAAGCGCAACATCTGGAAGGTATATATTTTGTCCAGTGGCGTCAAACAAATCTAAGTTGTGACTTGCCAATGAGCT belongs to Listeria swaminathanii and includes:
- a CDS encoding MarR family winged helix-turn-helix transcriptional regulator is translated as MVRKEERLGVLLWFRFSRFYNRNMKLTNQNLRAVGISTAQFDCIAQIGLDNEITQQQLAEKLVVTKGNVTQLLTKLEQLGYITRTKTGREKHITLTEKGQACYRENVPKQEAFQQEQFDKLTRDEQKELLKLLKKLGE
- a CDS encoding ring-cleaving dioxygenase; this translates as MKLTGIHHVSIFTANARANFDFYTKIMGLRLVKKSVNQDDPYTYHLYYGDEIGSPGTALTFFEVPNMAKNHPSRNAISQLSLRVPNDEALRYWDKRLDEHRIFHSKPIDQFGRKIIRLKDTDGLPVSLISDETSTQTTEVSPWEDGPVPAEYAIRGLGPVRFSVFKKEKTDRLLTKVLGFERIGAYEEDDKLLTVFKTGDVGLGGEVHVESRPDLEQGNLGAGGIHHVAFRVPTDGDLIGWTEMIQDLGYKNSGYIDRFYFHSLYFRESNGILIELATDEPGFQTDFTKEHGTYVDLPPHLEERRDDILAHLKPLDTDK
- a CDS encoding histidine phosphatase family protein, with protein sequence MAEGLRTIYFVRHGKTEWNMTGQMQGWGDSPLVAEGVNGAKAVGEVMKDTQIDAVYTSTSKRTQDTAAYILGDRDIEIQPLEELKEMSFGTWEGIRVTEIDEKHPKERAQILHDPKAYTAEINGGETYYQLAERLLQGVEKIIAENPSGNILVVSHGMSLTLLLYLLQGGTIEDHRKEAPRILNTSISIVEYQNGDFALKKLNEIGHLGLK
- a CDS encoding ABC transporter permease subunit, coding for MKRIVKIFLHYLLGILGIILISCVPAIFSKVTSWSSSTYFEALKSIFSAILHPSKWEISYQGAAEVFHVSLADFITGPYLYSMKIIIASLLISLIIAYLLVLGTFRGPKWLRRGLDGFLSLLQAFPDFSFIFLIQMAVVYIYQQTGVFTLNFYSLNGEQIYAAPIVCLSIIPTVLFYKMMMLLMKNEWQADYIQLARGKGLTDRAILLRHATPNMMQSLFYQSKTIVWFILSAYLVVEFLFSIEGVLYYLLAGFSPLNIFLVLALVFTPFYFFYALIDLWISHGKNTESANITRIPLHWNSFQKTFAEKVNLKSKWQNIVVTTRQLLKRPSFSIPLITLSILLIASLIYGFMGDTIHSLKFISDSTGRVTDMAPFKPNSQVWLGTDQAGNSILDQLLVGIKYTLLIAVIIATLRVVIGYILAVPLAFFSKPRTRNFVQSIADGMHYLPLSLLVFIIMVNEFINYSGVFETSLFTRITFQILIMVVIVLPITANRISSEISQVLKKEFVLSALVFGGNARWILTKHINPQIWSKLILIWIEQLIQTLQMFVHLAIFGIFIGGAIMGADDGMLNPVIPELSGLIANAKFVFANHQFWIILPPLVIFMILILCFQMMANSLLKREEESKKA